The Peribacillus simplex genome contains a region encoding:
- a CDS encoding IS3 family transposase (programmed frameshift), which yields MTKYTIDEKLHAVLEYLEGKKSYKSIAQERNVGLSPLKRWVARYLKHGMEGLASSYTNYTLPFKLEVLKYMNEYGASINETAVHYNLPSDSTLLNWANQFKEGGIDALKPKKKGRLSMKKETKKTSPANGSQEALLAELEYLRAENAYPKKVECLSSRKGSLTKKEKAKVVHELRKQFDLNLLLSISKMARSTYYYWVNAFGREDKYTEIKSLIKEIFHTHKGRYGYRRITLELRNRGARINHKTVLRLMNELGLKSLVRMKKYRSYKGNIGKIAPNILARDFKAAKSNEKWVTDVTEFHLAGEKLYLSAILDLFNGEIIAYNIESRPVYPLVSKMLDKAFDRLESKDSPILHSDQGWHYQMKQYSHDLKRHNITQSMSRKGNCLDNAVIENFFGLLKSELLYLQEFESMEHFKQELEEYIHYYNHQRIKVKLKGMSPVDYRVHALKAA from the exons TTGACTAAATATACGATAGACGAAAAATTACATGCAGTTTTAGAGTACTTAGAAGGAAAAAAATCCTATAAATCCATTGCACAAGAAAGAAATGTAGGTTTATCCCCTCTGAAAAGATGGGTCGCTCGCTATCTAAAACATGGGATGGAAGGACTTGCTTCATCCTATACAAATTACACTCTGCCCTTTAAACTAGAGGTACTTAAATATATGAACGAATATGGGGCATCGATCAACGAGACCGCTGTACACTATAACCTTCCTTCCGATTCTACACTTTTGAATTGGGCAAATCAGTTTAAGGAAGGCGGTATAGACGCCCTTAAACCAAAGAAAAAGGGGCGTCTATCCATGAAAAAAGAAACCAAGAAAACATCGCCAGCTAATGGCTCTCAAGAAGCACTTCTTGCCGAATTAGAATACTTACGTGCAGAGAATGCCTATC CTAAAAAAGTTGAATGCCTTAGTTCAAGAAAAGGAAGCCTTACAAAGAAAGAAAAAGCGAAAGTAGTCCATGAACTAAGGAAACAATTTGATTTAAATCTGCTTCTATCCATTTCTAAAATGGCACGGAGTACGTACTATTATTGGGTAAACGCCTTCGGGCGTGAGGATAAATACACAGAAATTAAATCACTTATCAAAGAGATTTTCCATACGCATAAAGGGCGTTATGGGTATCGGCGTATCACCCTAGAATTACGTAACCGAGGTGCTCGCATCAATCATAAAACAGTTCTCCGATTGATGAATGAACTAGGATTGAAGTCATTGGTTCGCATGAAGAAATATCGTTCGTACAAAGGGAACATCGGCAAGATTGCGCCCAACATTCTAGCACGTGATTTCAAGGCGGCAAAGTCCAATGAAAAATGGGTGACAGACGTCACCGAATTCCATCTAGCTGGGGAGAAACTATACTTATCGGCCATTCTTGATTTGTTTAATGGTGAAATCATCGCCTATAATATCGAATCTCGGCCTGTTTATCCGCTCGTTTCCAAAATGCTGGATAAAGCCTTTGATCGCTTGGAATCGAAAGATTCACCCATTCTCCATTCAGATCAGGGCTGGCATTATCAGATGAAACAATACTCGCATGATTTGAAAAGACATAACATTACACAAAGCATGTCCCGCAAAGGAAATTGTCTCGATAATGCGGTCATTGAAAACTTCTTTGGCTTATTAAAATCCGAATTACTCTATCTTCAAGAATTTGAAAGCATGGAGCATTTCAAACAAGAACTAGAAGAATATATCCATTACTACAATCATCAGCGAATCAAGGTAAAATTAAAAGGCATGAGCCCGGTAGATTACCGGGTTCATGCCCTCAAGGCTGCCTAA
- a CDS encoding peptidoglycan D,D-transpeptidase FtsI family protein has translation MAKEKKKKTPIPFRLNFLFFLIFILFSSLIIRLGIVQIVYGDDYLREVDRTENDVANTPVPRGKMYDRNLNPVVDNEPRNAITYTKYPNTKTADMVKTAEILATLIEKDTKKVTLPDKKDFWILKHPKEAEALITKAERKKVVEKKLEQKDLYKLQMERVTDENIKEFSKDELEVIAIFREFNSGYALAPSIVKNKDVTTEEFARVSEHLDEMPGVDVTTDWERTYKYDETLRSVLGKVSSSEEGIPSENIDYYLARDYTRNDRVGKSYIEKQYEDVLRGQKTRIENVLSKGEVIKTNTLTEGQSGKDLVLTIDMELQQQVEKIIERELSKSKAKGNTYLLDRAFVVLMDPNTGEVLTMAGRQYGRNSKTGLTEMNDFALGNITTSYTMGSSVKGATVYTGFQTGAIAPGSAFFDRKLLLAGAPKKGSYSDLGYVTDVSALKKSSNVYMFMTAIKIAGGHYIPHRPLGINREAYSIMRNHYAQFGLGVRTGIDLPNESVGFKGVDMSTDGLLLDLSIGQYDTYTPMQLAQYVSTIANGGKRLEPHMVREIRNPSNEHNELGSVFKTMSPKVLNDLGGKDVWMQRVQEGFRQVAQEPGGTAYKYFGGKSYHAAAKTGTAEAFYDGPRRNQYSAPVPTINLTLVGYAPHNNPEVAFSVVVPWVYQGKPSDDINKRIGRDVMDAYFKLKEKRAKGESDADKAEESTQW, from the coding sequence ATGGCCAAAGAAAAAAAGAAAAAAACCCCAATTCCTTTCCGACTGAACTTTTTGTTCTTTTTAATATTCATTTTATTTTCAAGCCTAATCATCCGGCTTGGCATCGTCCAAATCGTGTATGGGGATGATTACCTTCGAGAAGTGGACCGAACGGAAAACGATGTCGCCAATACCCCCGTTCCCCGTGGCAAGATGTATGACCGCAACTTGAATCCGGTCGTTGATAATGAGCCACGTAATGCCATTACCTATACGAAATACCCGAATACGAAAACCGCAGATATGGTGAAGACGGCAGAAATCCTTGCCACCTTGATAGAAAAAGATACCAAAAAGGTGACCCTGCCGGATAAAAAGGATTTTTGGATTTTAAAACATCCGAAAGAAGCCGAAGCCTTGATTACCAAGGCCGAGAGGAAGAAAGTAGTCGAAAAGAAACTGGAGCAAAAAGATTTATACAAACTTCAAATGGAGCGGGTGACCGATGAGAATATCAAGGAATTCTCCAAAGATGAATTGGAAGTGATCGCCATCTTCCGGGAATTCAATAGCGGCTATGCCCTCGCACCGTCAATCGTGAAAAATAAAGATGTCACCACTGAGGAATTCGCCAGGGTCAGCGAACATTTGGATGAAATGCCAGGTGTGGACGTAACGACGGATTGGGAAAGGACCTATAAGTATGACGAGACCCTCCGCTCGGTTCTTGGCAAGGTCTCTTCTTCCGAAGAAGGCATTCCCAGTGAAAATATCGACTATTACCTGGCACGCGACTATACCAGGAATGACCGGGTCGGAAAAAGTTATATCGAAAAGCAATATGAAGATGTCCTGCGCGGTCAAAAGACGCGGATTGAAAATGTACTGAGCAAAGGGGAAGTCATCAAAACGAATACCCTCACTGAAGGGCAAAGCGGAAAAGACTTGGTCCTTACAATTGATATGGAGCTGCAGCAGCAGGTTGAAAAAATCATCGAGAGAGAATTGTCGAAATCGAAAGCTAAAGGAAATACCTACTTATTGGATCGTGCCTTTGTCGTTTTAATGGACCCGAATACAGGCGAGGTGCTTACAATGGCCGGCAGGCAATACGGCCGCAACAGTAAGACCGGATTGACCGAAATGAACGATTTCGCTCTTGGAAACATTACGACCTCCTATACGATGGGGTCATCTGTCAAAGGGGCTACGGTCTACACGGGCTTTCAGACAGGAGCCATCGCACCAGGGTCAGCTTTTTTTGACAGAAAACTCCTTTTAGCAGGGGCCCCTAAGAAAGGATCTTATAGTGATTTGGGTTATGTAACCGATGTCTCCGCGTTAAAGAAATCGTCGAATGTCTATATGTTCATGACGGCAATCAAAATTGCCGGCGGTCATTATATCCCTCACCGGCCGTTAGGAATCAACCGGGAAGCTTATTCAATCATGCGGAATCATTATGCCCAATTTGGATTGGGTGTCCGCACAGGCATCGACCTGCCAAATGAATCCGTAGGGTTTAAAGGAGTCGATATGTCAACAGACGGATTGCTGCTGGATTTATCGATTGGCCAGTATGATACATATACTCCTATGCAATTGGCACAGTATGTTTCGACGATTGCAAATGGCGGAAAAAGGCTTGAGCCCCATATGGTCAGGGAAATCAGGAATCCATCCAACGAACACAATGAATTGGGCAGCGTCTTTAAAACAATGAGTCCCAAAGTGTTAAACGATTTAGGCGGGAAAGACGTTTGGATGCAGCGTGTCCAGGAAGGATTCAGGCAGGTTGCCCAGGAGCCAGGCGGGACAGCGTATAAATATTTCGGGGGGAAATCCTACCATGCGGCAGCAAAAACGGGTACTGCCGAGGCCTTTTACGATGGACCGCGGAGGAATCAATATAGCGCGCCAGTCCCGACTATCAATCTAACACTTGTAGGTTATGCACCTCACAATAATCCGGAAGTGGCATTCTCTGTCGTCGTGCCATGGGTGTATCAAGGCAAGCCCTCTGATGATATTAACAAACGGATCGGGCGGGACGTAATGGACGCCTACTTTAAATTGAAGGAAAAAAGAGCAAAAGGTGAATCTGATGCAGATAAAGCAGAAGAAAGCACTCAATGGTAA
- a CDS encoding DUF2515 family protein gives MLSQYLQKLMGKHPVKTKPIIDAERYDTLKSSLQKELFQPFDESKAFFPEETALIKSIRTETAALNRNNITRTQAYLAFYNRNPEVHWAFLAHMVSRNGGYHMTDLKSSTMTHLLDRAERQKFFLFLERANSAIFADAFPQLLLYEHSKQKELPLRRYFPVFRISRFMAPIWESFIEGPHSPLLTTALIINEQRMLQERILKRTRHGEILRRLDFQLQEYLGFMKVIFPYANKQKGLHNLTGLTIERFADPKQRIETGKLLYGLLFQHPAVFRGVGQFTKEIPHTGSRKDYWGSIYTSDASTSKDDKVYSPTLHDAWDDQLFFPPHSFDWFTNESFIEDLRSTPIIKKADLTNEVLENVKQLKTLNGMKAIF, from the coding sequence ATGCTTTCCCAATATTTGCAGAAGCTGATGGGCAAACACCCTGTCAAAACAAAACCCATCATCGATGCCGAAAGATATGACACGCTAAAATCCAGTTTACAAAAAGAGCTCTTTCAGCCTTTTGATGAGTCGAAAGCATTTTTTCCTGAGGAAACCGCCCTTATAAAAAGCATTCGAACCGAGACGGCTGCCTTGAACCGGAACAATATTACAAGAACACAAGCATATCTTGCCTTTTACAATCGTAATCCAGAGGTCCATTGGGCCTTTTTAGCACATATGGTTTCGAGGAATGGAGGATACCATATGACTGACTTGAAAAGTTCAACCATGACCCATCTCCTTGACAGAGCCGAACGGCAGAAATTTTTCCTGTTCCTTGAGCGCGCCAATTCGGCCATATTTGCAGATGCCTTCCCCCAGCTTCTTTTATATGAACATTCTAAACAAAAAGAACTTCCGCTAAGAAGGTATTTTCCAGTATTCCGCATTTCAAGATTCATGGCCCCGATTTGGGAATCTTTCATCGAAGGTCCCCATTCACCCCTTTTGACAACGGCCCTTATCATTAATGAACAAAGAATGCTTCAGGAAAGGATCTTAAAGCGCACCCGTCATGGTGAAATCCTCCGCAGGCTTGATTTTCAGCTTCAGGAGTACTTAGGCTTCATGAAAGTGATCTTTCCTTATGCAAACAAGCAAAAAGGGCTTCATAACTTGACAGGCCTTACCATCGAACGCTTTGCCGACCCGAAACAGCGGATTGAAACGGGGAAATTATTATATGGGCTCCTATTTCAGCATCCGGCGGTTTTTCGCGGTGTTGGCCAATTTACAAAAGAGATACCCCACACTGGTTCCAGAAAGGATTACTGGGGAAGCATATATACCTCTGATGCATCCACGTCAAAAGATGATAAAGTCTACAGCCCCACTCTACATGATGCATGGGATGATCAACTTTTCTTTCCTCCCCATTCCTTTGATTGGTTCACGAATGAAAGCTTCATAGAAGATTTACGAAGCACACCGATCATTAAAAAGGCGGACCTGACCAACGAGGTGCTCGAAAATGTCAAGCAGCTGAAAACCCTCAACGGAATGAAAGCCATTTTCTAG
- a CDS encoding ABC transporter ATP-binding protein has product MFAIFKKLSWFFKEQWRRYTLAILFLCLVNILEVIPPKLVGNAIDDMNNGSMTQEGVMKYVIYLLMVLSGSYLFGYLWSYLLFGGGNLVERKLRSGFMGHLLKMTPTFYEKNRTGDLMARATNDLKAISLTAGFGILTLVDSVLFTITVVVMMGATISWELTIAAVLPLPIMAVMMQIYVKKIYKRFTDAQAAFGTLNDKVLESISGVRVIRAYVQEREDEKRFDEMTEDVYRKNLAVARIDALFDPTISIIIGISYLIGLGYGAYLVFQQAITLGGLVSFNVYLGMLIWPMIAVGELINVMQRGNASLDRVQNTLSYEADVKNSLGLKSIQKPGNIQFNSVYFTYPSSTVVNLSNISVQLECGQTLGIVGKTGSGKTTFVKQLLREYPKGTGEIAFADMPLEELNLEDIRKWIGYVPQDHFLFSKSVRENILFGKMDATEEELSEAIRLADFEKDLMMLPNRLETLVGEKGVALSGGQKQRISIARALIKDPEILILDDSLSAVDAKTETTIIENIQNERAGKTTIITTHRLSAVQHADRIIVLDNGEIIEEGTHADLLQKDGWYREQFERQQVDEGTEVKA; this is encoded by the coding sequence ATGTTTGCGATTTTTAAAAAGCTGTCCTGGTTCTTTAAAGAACAGTGGCGGCGTTATACCTTGGCGATTTTATTTCTGTGCCTGGTGAATATCCTGGAGGTTATCCCGCCAAAACTCGTCGGGAATGCCATCGATGATATGAACAATGGCAGCATGACACAGGAAGGGGTCATGAAATACGTTATTTATTTGCTCATGGTACTGAGCGGCAGTTACCTATTTGGTTATTTATGGAGTTATCTGTTATTCGGCGGCGGTAACCTGGTCGAACGAAAGCTAAGGTCTGGATTTATGGGCCATTTGCTGAAAATGACGCCGACGTTTTATGAAAAAAACCGTACAGGGGATTTAATGGCAAGGGCAACCAATGATTTAAAAGCAATATCCCTCACTGCTGGTTTTGGGATATTGACGCTCGTTGACTCGGTGCTGTTCACCATTACGGTTGTGGTCATGATGGGAGCCACGATCAGCTGGGAGTTGACGATTGCGGCGGTGCTGCCGCTGCCGATCATGGCAGTGATGATGCAAATTTACGTGAAGAAAATTTACAAACGATTTACGGATGCACAAGCAGCTTTTGGTACTTTAAATGACAAGGTCCTGGAATCCATTTCAGGCGTCCGTGTTATCCGGGCCTATGTCCAGGAGCGGGAAGACGAAAAGCGATTTGATGAAATGACAGAGGATGTATATCGCAAAAATCTGGCCGTGGCAAGAATCGACGCACTCTTTGATCCGACAATCAGCATTATCATCGGCATCAGTTATTTAATCGGGTTGGGTTACGGGGCTTATCTTGTGTTTCAACAGGCCATAACGCTTGGCGGACTTGTTTCGTTCAATGTGTACCTAGGCATGTTAATTTGGCCGATGATAGCGGTGGGTGAACTGATCAATGTCATGCAAAGGGGAAATGCCTCGCTAGATCGTGTTCAAAATACCCTTTCATATGAAGCGGATGTGAAAAATTCATTGGGTTTGAAGAGTATTCAAAAACCGGGAAATATCCAATTCAATTCAGTGTATTTTACATACCCGTCCTCAACGGTTGTGAATCTATCCAATATTTCCGTTCAGCTTGAGTGCGGTCAAACATTGGGGATAGTGGGGAAAACAGGGAGTGGAAAAACGACATTCGTGAAGCAATTGCTGCGGGAATATCCTAAAGGAACAGGTGAAATCGCTTTTGCAGACATGCCGCTGGAGGAACTGAACCTTGAAGATATTCGTAAATGGATCGGCTACGTTCCACAGGACCATTTCTTATTCTCGAAGTCTGTTAGGGAAAATATCTTATTCGGTAAAATGGATGCAACGGAAGAGGAACTGTCTGAAGCTATCCGGCTTGCGGATTTTGAGAAGGACTTAATGATGCTGCCCAACCGTCTTGAGACACTTGTCGGTGAGAAGGGTGTCGCCCTATCTGGAGGGCAAAAGCAGAGGATCTCGATTGCCAGGGCACTGATCAAAGATCCGGAAATCCTTATATTGGATGATTCCTTATCCGCTGTAGATGCAAAAACGGAAACGACAATCATCGAAAATATCCAAAATGAACGTGCAGGAAAAACGACGATCATCACAACCCATCGCTTATCAGCCGTTCAGCACGCGGACAGAATTATCGTGTTGGACAATGGAGAGATCATCGAAGAGGGGACTCATGCGGATTTACTGCAAAAGGATGGCTG